A single genomic interval of Camelina sativa cultivar DH55 chromosome 11, Cs, whole genome shotgun sequence harbors:
- the LOC104721431 gene encoding uncharacterized protein LOC104721431, with product MKLLLLLIAFCVLSLSSCSPSYFMILLYKIILLYGNVCAGCEEKFVPYDYSATIECLEIPNKPQYNGGIIVNPDLQNGSQGWSQFGNAKVDFRDFGGNKFVVATQRNQSNDSVSQKVYLEKGILYTFSAWLQVSIGNAPVSAVFKKNGEVKHAGSVVAEAKCWSMLKGGLTVDESGPADLYFESVNTTVEIWVDSVSLQPFTQEEWNSHHEQSIDKERKSAVKIKVVNDNGETVPNATITINQRRLGFPFGCAVENNILWNQAYQNWFTKRFTVTTFGNEMKWYDTERERGIEDYTTADTMLRFFKQHGIAVRGHNILWDHPKYQPGWVKPLSGNDLYDVVKRRVFSVVSRYEGQLTNWDVVNENIHFSFFESKLGPNASRNIFTMAHFVDPKTTMFINEFNTLEYPQDLKSSPARYLEKLRELQSIQVAGKIPLGIGLESHFGTPNIPFIRSALDTLGATGLPIWLTELDVDAPPNIRAKYFEQVLREGHAHPKVKGIVMWTGYSVKGCYRMCLTDGNFRNLPTGDVVDRLIREWGGFRTQTTGVTDANGLLEASLFHGDYDLNIFSPVTNSKASYNFTLSPDDSSPQSQPFIFVFPA from the exons ATGAAGCTTCTACTACTACTGATTGCCTTCTGCGTTCTATCTCTATCAAGTTGTTCTCCATCTTATTTCATGATTTTACTCTAC aaaataattttattgtatggAAACGTTTGTGCAGGGTGTGAAGAAAAGTTCGTCCCTTATGATTACTCGGCAACAATAGAG TGTCTAGAGATCCCTAATAAACCACAATACAATGGAGGGATCATCGTGAATCCTGACCTACAAAATGGTTCACAAGGCTGGTCACAATTCGGAAACGCCAAAGTTGATTTCAGAGACTTCGGAGGTAATAAGTTTGTTGTTGCCACACAGAGGAATCAATCTAACGACAGCGTCTCACAGAAGGTTTACTTGGAAAAAGGAATTCTTTACACTTTCTCGG CTTGGTTACAAGTCAGCATAGGAAACGCTCCCGTGAGCGCAGTTTTCAAGAAGAATGGTGAAGTTAAGCATGCCGGTTCGGTTGTTGCTGAAGCAAAATGCTGGTCCATGCTCAAAGGTGGTCTCACTGTTGATGAATCTGGTCCTGCCGATCTTTACTTTGAG AGTGTGAACACAACGGTTGAGATTTGGGTAGATAGCGTCTCTTTGCAACCTTTCACACAAGAAGAGTGGAACTCTCACCACGAGCAGAGCATTGACAAGGAAAGAAAAAGTGCCGTGAAGATCAAAGTCGTGAATGACAACGGCGAGACGGTACCAAATGCAACCATTACCATAAATCAGAGGCGACTCGGATTCCCATTTGGTTGCGCCGTAGAAAATAACATACTTTGGAATCAAGCATACCAAAACTGGTTCACTAAAAGATTCACCGTGACAACTTTTGGGAACGAGATGAAATGGTACGAtacagaaagagaaagaggcaTAGAGGATTATACGACCGCAGACACGATGTTGAGATTCTTCAAGCAGCACGGCATCGCTGTACGTGGGCACAATATTTTATGGGACCACCCTAAGTATCAACCTGGTTGGGTGAAACCTCTGTCCGGTAACGATCTCTACGATGTCGTGAAACGAAGGGTTTTCTCAGTGGTCTCGCGATACGAAGGGCAGCTTACGAATTGGGATGTTGTGAATGAGAATATCCATTTCTCCTTCTTTGAGAGCAAGCTGGGTCCTAACGCCTCACGTAATATCTTCACGATGGCTCATTTCGTCGATCCAAAGACAACAATGTTCATTAATGAATTCAATACATTAGAGTACCCTCAGGATCTGAAATCTAGTCCAGCTAGGTATTTGGAGAAGCTCAGGGAGCTTCAGTCTATACAGGTTGCCGGAAAAATTCCATTGGGGATCGGTCTTGAGTCTCATTTCGGTACTCCAAACATTCCGTTCATAAGATCAGCTCTTGATACTCTTGGTGCCACCGGTTTGCCTATTTGGCTAACTGAGCTCGACGTTGATGCGCCTCCCAATATCCGG GCCAAGTATTTTGAGCAAGTTCTAAGGGAAGGCCATGCGCATCCAAAGGTGAAAGGAATAGTGATGTGGACAGGATATTCTGTTAAAGGTTGCTACAGAATGTGTCTCACCGATGGAAACTTCAGAAACCTACCCACTGGAGATGTCGTGGACAGACTGATACGTGAATGGGGAGGGTTTCGCACCCAAACCACAGGAGTCACTGACGCTAATGGATTGCTTGAAGCTTCACTCTTTCATGGTGACTATGATCTCAATATATTTAGTCCTGTCACCAATTCAAAAGCTTCTTACAACTTTACGTTGAGTCCTGATGATTCCTCTCCACAGAGCCAACCATTTATATTTGTCTTTCCCGCTTGA